GTTCCTCCTTCAGATGAGCATTTGTTGACAACGACAAACACAGATATATCCCCCCCGGcttctccaccctcccctacATCGTCACAAGATCCATCAAAACAATCGAAACAAGGACCCTAACGAAGATACGGACCAAGACGCAGACTCCCCGCACGAGAACTACTtctggggttgatggagtGGTTACCACTCCAACTACTGTTGCCAACGGGGAGAGTGCAATCCCGTCCCAGACAGGAGTGATGTAAACCATGCAACCCCAAgtcgtcatcgccatcctcacaGACCATCAAAACTCATGCATGCTCCAAGTTCAAAGCGAATGTCATCATAGCCAATATATACATCTCAACCAACCGTCTTCAAACACGGCGGCCCCGACAGTCGTATATACATGCACAAGTTAGGCAGTCAAactcatcccatccatcccaacaCATTCAtcagccagcaccagccaGCCGCGTAGCAAGGGCActtccctcttctcttcatTAAATTACAATTTTGCTCCAGGACGCAGTTCAAAAACCATACGTCATGAAACAGTGATATTAAatgccccctccctccctcatcatcaaaacaccaagctcCGTTCGTGAGCAATCGTGGTCATGTGAAAAAGGCAGATTGGGCTCCAAACCGAAAAGAGTGCCGGTCGTAGGATAATGCTCCTGTCTATATGCCGAGCAAAGCCAGAAAAAAACTTTTGGTCATTGTCGTAAAAAAGAAGCGGCTTGGAGGAAGAAAGCCAGTCATGGTAAGCGTTGCCCCAAGAAAACAATATTGGGGGGTTGCAATAGCTGTCGTATTCCGTCATGGTGTTCGGACAGCTCCTTCAACGGTCAAAGCTGTTtctctgttgctgctgcttggtcCTCCAGTCGTGTGCCTCTGCGATGCTTTCGATGCGTGGCATGCCGTCAGGCTTGGAGTTGTAGCCGAACCCGGGCATGCTACTCCACCggttgagcttcttctgaGCCTTGACGGGGTCGTCGACTGGGGCTTGCTGGGCGCTGATGGTGGTCGTGTTGGACCTGCTGGTGTTGGCGCTGCTGGCTGTGCTGGATGAAGATCCGGTAGAGTTGGGGGACTGGTAGATGTATTCGCCGTCAACGTAGATTGCGTTGGAAACAAAAGTAGAACGGCGATGACGCCTGCGGGTGTAGCGCTGCTCGAGGCGGAAGAGCTCAATTTTGGCCTGGATTTTCTCGATGAAGCCCATTGTGTGCGCTGATGGTGGTATGTACAGTGGTATGCAGTTGGTGGGTTTGTGGGAAGTAGGTGTAGGACTCGAGATGGTACTCGGAAGACTCGGTAAAGAtggtgggttgttggagttgaCGTGCGAGTTTGGGGCGTTTTGCCAAAGATCAATGTTTCGGGTACTCGAGGATCAGCGGCTGGAAGATTGCTTTTTCGGCTCGGGTGAGACAAGTCAGATCGGGTGCTTTcgcgtggtggtggtggtggtagttgtgGGTGGGTGTGTCGAGGGACGGAAAGACTGGATGAACAGTCTGGAGATTAAAGAATGGCAAGCGAACAGCAGCGTGGTCGCAGTTTATCCAATGTGTCGGATCAGAGAAAGTCGTGGGGTCGACGGGACGGAAACGAGAACgagaggttgggttgggttgggggtggttgaagagagagagagagagagaaagagagagagacgagaGAAGCGGAAGAAACGATGTGACGGGAACATCGCGTGGGGCAGGCCAATCCGCGCCATTCCGAACATGGTGAAGGCTGGCTTCTGTTCTCCACATGCAATTAATCCATCCTCGCGGGGGAATTTTTATGCAGCTCCGCACCACCGCACTGTGCTCCGTGCCCCTGGCGATCACAGATAAAGACGCATGTTCCCAAGCCAGTCTTGACCCCTCTGGGCAAGTCCAGCCTGCCGAGGCTGCTAGCGACGCAGGGGCACAGATGTGAAGGACTGTCAGTGGGACGCTGCTACGACGGAAGGACGGCAGTGCTTTTTCTCGACTGCTGAGAAGTTTTCTCGAGCTGCAGAAGGAGCGAAGAAAAGAGGGGTTATCGAACTGGCAGTGGCTCAGGGGTTTCAGCATTGGGATGGCGGGTGCCAGACGGTTGACATTTTCCCCCGCACTTGACCCCCCAAGAACCCCCCCCAAGCCACTCAGCAACAATAAGCCCGGCCACCCGACCTCGTACCTTAACGAATGTCACCAAAAACGCCATTCACCCGGTTTCGCCGTTCCAATGCCTCGACGTAACATGTCAGAAAGTTAATGCAATCAATCGACATATTCTTTCCACGATTTCGTCTTTCAATCACTGACTGTTCCTCAGCAGCTGTCGCGTGTCGGTCGTCAAATGACGAAATGCCCAAGCTTCTCTGGGCAGCCCTCCTGGCCCCCTGCATCCCACGTGTCGCGCTACCAGTCTTGGACCACAACGCTCGGGACCGCGAATCCACAGCGGCCATCACCAATGAAAGGCCCAGTAAGGCCTCCAGCCGAAATGATATCGAACACGACGGCGCCGCTCTTGGACATCAATGGTTCCCAACATCCGTTGTGGCAGCGGGATGGATCATAACAGCTGCCGTTATCATCGTTCAAGTGTGGTACGGCGCGGTAGGTTAAAGCCACAGAACGACGCATTTATCATGAGACCAGAATTCGTTTTTACTAGATGATCCTCACAGCAATACCGTCCGCAGATTTGTCGCCGCGGACTGGAGCGTGTGGAAGATCCACGACTGGGTTGCCCTCACAACGGAATCTACTCATCTGGCAGGTCACCTGGGTGAGCCCGCCCCATGAACGCTAATAACAGAGAAATAGTGCCGCTATATAAAAACATGAGCCCCAAGGCGGACGTAACAGCAGCGCCAACTTCTTGAAGACCCCATCTGCCGGACGGTGGCGGGGAAAGTACAAGACCGATTCCTGTTACCAACGCTATCATGAACATCAGCATGACCACGGCGCCCAATGTTAGGGCATCTTTCCACGtcatggaagaagaaggtcgaTGCTAATCTGGTATGTTGCCGTCTTGCAATTGCTTGTACCACTTGTTAAGCTTTTTGTGGATATCTTTGCATCGGAGACGTTACCGGGTATCCTTGGGGAGCTTGCCATTGCTCTGGACTGGCGGCTCAACAAGCAACATGTCCTTTTCGATCATGTTCAAAAGATTGTGGATGTAGTTGGTGCAGCTGGGGTGGCCGTGTAAGCCGCGTATGAACTATATCTGTGTCTTTAGTGTTGGTTTCCAAGTCAAAGCGGAGTGCTGGACTTGTGGTGACTAACCCGGGTTACGGACGGTTTGACTGGAAAGGCAGCTGAGAAGACGATGGGCGGCTCCCTCGAGCGCGTCGTGTCGAGTTATAGTACGCAGCTTGATAGTCGCCGTCGTGTTTCCGATTCTTTTCGAACACGCGGAGCAAGCGGATTCCGCCCATATACCAGGTGATGAACACTAGGTAGATGCAGCCAAGGCTCCAGATGTCGCCAGAGTAGCTCCTAACTTGGTGTTCGAATGTTGATTCAGGGGGATTGTATCGAATTGTTCCCCCGAATGATTGTTTGTCCGAGACCAAAGGAAAATCTGCGAGGCCAAAATCTGATATTCTAAGGGTTTTATCAGTTTCCCCATCTTTATCTGAGGCACAAAAAACTAAGATGTTGCTGGCTTTCAAGTCTCCGTGATGTCCCGGAGCCCCGGATAGCCTGAGCCTCGTTCTGAATGATTTTGGTAGTCATTTCTTGGCCAGGTCAGTTCACGTCTGAACAGGTCAGCATGGGTGAAGCGTGTTCGTCGTCCAACCATGTGTGGCCCATGGATTCGCATGAGCCCACTTGCAAGACCGGCACACTCTCTTGCAAGCCAGCGGCGGGTTTTGATGTTTGGTTCAGGCCTGGGATTTGATTTCCAGTATTGTTCAAGGTCGGACTCTGCCCATTCGAACATGAGATGGCATTTGCCATGTATTTCGTAAGTTGCGAGTAATGTTTTTAGGTGAGAGTGCGGCGGCAGCCTCAAGAGCATTGGCGTCATAATTTCTTGCCGAAAGCTTTTCTCTGAATAGAGCCTTTTAgttgtgaagaaggagtttCCGTCCTGGATTCAGCGTGACATTAGTACCCTGCCTCTCCTATTAAAGCCGAGTCATACGTACATTTGGCTTATCGTTGTAAAACTCGTGGTGTCCATCGTATATTTGGACCTTTAACACTTCTCCATAGCCCCCCTTCCCGACTAGCTCTTGGGTTCGAAACGGTAGAATCGTGCTCGAACCCAATCGGTAGTGTTGGACTGGCCTGTTTCCCACGCCACGTGAGAAGACGGGTGCTGAGGAAATCGCCTGAGACTGTATAAACTGATTCATATCCACCCTTGTCCATCCGGTAAAACACCCGAGCGGTTATATTTGACTGTTTCGGCGAATGCTCCATCCCTCTTGAATAAAAGGTAGATCGTcatcacaaaccccctccttgAGGAACAGCTCGATTGCACCGGgcttctccatcttgacgAGAATAGCAAAGATCTTTCGGAAGGTcatttgaggaggtgggttgCCAGTTGGACATATCTGATCGCTGTGCTCCATAGCCCGTTGATTGGCTGTCGCTTTCTGAGTACAATTCCGAGACTTGAGATGGTATTTCCCTAGTTCCTTCGCGACCGAGCTTTGGGTGATGAGTCGTTCAAGTTCTTTCTTTGAATATATATCCTTTTGCTGCGGCGTTGGCTTCATGGCGTGATATAGTTTGCCGCATAGGCTCTTTTCGCGTGGTACCGCCCCCATGCTGGGTGAGTTGTTCCGGATACACTGAAGAAGCCTTTCCCCGCCTATCACACAGCAATCCAATATAAATGTGTTCAACCAATCTGCAATACCTGCAGATATGGCAGAGGTCTGGCAACGTCAATTGGGAGAGCAAtatgtaggtaggtagtcaGTGACCGACTGGATACCTGACCTGAGTCGATGGTGTCGGTTTTGGTCAGGCGAACGAAGTGAGGTTGATCATTGAAACCGATCAATGTGTCCTGCGCCCCCTGAATTGCGCCCCTTACCTCCCTGTCCATGTGAGATGGCGGCCCGTACGGGATCTGGTGCGGCATTGATCAAGTCGTGCTTTCGGCTTCGT
The sequence above is a segment of the Podospora pseudoanserina strain CBS 124.78 chromosome 5, whole genome shotgun sequence genome. Coding sequences within it:
- a CDS encoding hypothetical protein (EggNog:ENOG503P8RP); translation: MGFIEKIQAKIELFRLEQRYTRRRHRRSTFVSNAIYVDGEYIYQSPNSTGSSSSTASSANTSRSNTTTISAQQAPVDDPVKAQKKLNRWSSMPGFGYNSKPDGMPRIESIAEAHDWRTKQQQQRNSFDR